Proteins from one uncultured Anaeromusa sp. genomic window:
- a CDS encoding ATPase, whose product MTIEEIFDELETLLMESSHVPFTNKRIVEEDELVRLLDYLRELIPQEVMEARKVLAERTQIVENAQREAQRVVEQAKVYGAKMTDDNIIAKQAQEQAQQIMQQAQEQARDLNRQSQEQARQLQQDSTTYADEVFRHLSGNLEKALEVVRQGHAELHRSLRDKQE is encoded by the coding sequence ATGACGATTGAAGAAATCTTTGATGAGCTGGAAACATTGTTAATGGAATCATCCCATGTTCCTTTTACCAACAAACGCATTGTTGAAGAAGATGAACTGGTACGTCTTTTGGATTATCTGCGGGAACTTATCCCTCAAGAAGTAATGGAAGCGCGGAAAGTATTGGCCGAGCGGACTCAAATTGTAGAAAACGCGCAGCGCGAAGCGCAGCGGGTAGTCGAACAGGCGAAAGTCTACGGCGCCAAAATGACCGACGATAACATTATTGCCAAACAAGCCCAAGAACAAGCGCAGCAAATCATGCAACAAGCGCAGGAGCAAGCCCGTGATCTGAACCGCCAGTCTCAAGAACAAGCTCGCCAACTCCAACAAGATTCCACGACGTATGCGGACGAGGTCTTCCGCCATCTCTCGGGAAATCTGGAAAAAGCCCTGGAAGTAGTTCGCCAAGGCCATGCTGAACTCCATCGCAGCCTGCGCGACAAGCAGGAATAA
- the coaD gene encoding pantetheine-phosphate adenylyltransferase yields MKIAVCPGSFDPVTNGHVDIFERASSMYDRLIIAVFRNPGKNPLFNMDERVRLLKQATQHIPNVEVDSFSGLLTDFVLQKDSRIIVRGLRALSDFEYEFQRALLIKCVRPEIETVFMMTSSEYSFVSSSGIKELAQFGGDISKLVPPMLYDEITQRCRELAARKTL; encoded by the coding sequence GTGAAGATTGCAGTTTGTCCGGGCAGTTTTGATCCAGTTACTAACGGACATGTTGATATTTTCGAACGCGCCAGCAGTATGTACGACCGCTTGATTATCGCTGTTTTTCGCAATCCTGGCAAAAATCCTTTGTTCAACATGGACGAACGGGTTCGTCTCCTAAAACAAGCTACTCAACATATCCCCAACGTCGAAGTCGATTCTTTCTCTGGCTTGCTCACCGATTTCGTTCTGCAAAAAGACAGTCGCATCATTGTGCGCGGGTTGCGCGCTCTTAGTGATTTCGAATATGAGTTTCAACGCGCACTTCTCATCAAGTGTGTTCGTCCTGAAATTGAAACTGTTTTTATGATGACATCTAGTGAATATTCCTTTGTCAGCTCTAGCGGCATCAAGGAATTAGCTCAATTTGGCGGAGATATTTCCAAACTAGTCCCCCCTATGTTGTACGACGAAATCACCCAACGCTGCCGGGAGCTGGCTGCCCGGAAAACATTGTAA
- the rsmD gene encoding 16S rRNA (guanine(966)-N(2))-methyltransferase RsmD: MRIITGSAKGKRLKAPSGLKTRPTTDRVKESLFSIIQEFLSGARILDLFAGTGNLGLEALSRGATHAIFVDQAQECSRLIRENAVSTNLLNRCEVWRTQALEALGRCKREQLVFDIVFCDPPYNQGHPLQILHFIDENPALLPNGILILEHSRHEALPEDLNHLELRRQEHYGETMLSFYKMPAHKEDLS, translated from the coding sequence ATGCGTATCATTACAGGTTCAGCCAAAGGCAAGCGGCTTAAAGCGCCGTCAGGCTTGAAAACTCGCCCTACAACTGATCGGGTTAAGGAGTCCTTGTTTTCTATTATCCAGGAATTTCTTTCCGGCGCACGCATTCTGGACTTATTTGCCGGAACCGGCAATTTAGGACTGGAAGCGCTTAGTCGCGGCGCCACTCATGCTATTTTCGTAGATCAAGCGCAAGAATGCAGTCGTTTGATTCGCGAAAATGCTGTTTCTACCAATTTATTAAATCGCTGCGAGGTCTGGCGCACACAAGCTTTAGAAGCTTTAGGGCGCTGCAAAAGAGAGCAGCTCGTTTTCGATATTGTTTTTTGCGACCCTCCCTATAACCAAGGACATCCGTTACAAATTCTTCATTTTATTGATGAAAACCCAGCGTTATTACCAAACGGAATTTTAATCCTCGAGCATTCAAGACATGAAGCGCTCCCTGAAGATTTGAACCATTTGGAATTGCGCCGTCAAGAACACTATGGAGAAACTATGCTTAGCTTTTATAAAATGCCAGCACACAAGGAGGACCTTTCGTGA